From the genome of Marasmius oreades isolate 03SP1 chromosome 1, whole genome shotgun sequence:
AAGTGAATTGTAGATCGAAGAAGTAGCTCACCGGAGTGAATCTGGTGAGATTTGAGTCGTCTGATGGAACGCCAAAGCTCGAAGAGCTAGATACAAGGTTTCCACATGAACATGAGATACCTGAAAGAGCACTCCGAGTTTGTTGATGTCGTTGCAGTAGAGATCTTGTTCTGCTTTGAAGTTGCACGACGCGTTCTTGAGGCTGTAAAGGATAGGTATGGGTCCTTTTGTGTAGCGGAGTTATGGGCCAAGCGCCAGGAAGAGTCTGGTCGTTAATCATTGAGACCTCTTCGGTTTCCATCCTGTTCAGCTTCTGCGGTCATCAACGATAGCAGGCAGGGGCCGCGATGATGGTTCAAATCAACGAGGAAGTTAGTGACGCGCCGCAGTGTGCGAAAACTTTCGCCATCTCTCGAAGTCTCAGGTCTCACAATGCCAATAACAGGTCTATTTCAAGTCTAGTAAATCTAGTTGTCTAATCTATTAATCGCAGAATTCTGTCCCGATGCGGTGCACCAAAATCTACTGTAGATTACAGTTATAAATTGCCCTTGACAGCTGCATCAACGGACTGAGCAAAGTAATGAATGTTTCCAGCGTTCAGCCCTGCCATCGAAATACGACCATCAGCAGTCATGTATATGTGGGCCTTCTCAGCCAAAGCTTTGGTTTGAGGAGTTGTCAAACCAGTGAAGCTGGACGACAGGGATTAGCATATGGTActcagaagaggaggagacTAAAATAATACCTGAACATGCCAATTTGGCTCGTGATGTGCCTCCAGTCACCGGGGGTCTTCAGCTCATGGGAAAGCATGTTGTACAGCGTCTCCCTCATGCCGATGATGCGATCCGCCATTTGCTTGACTTCACCTTCCCATTGAGTATTTAACGCCTTATCGCTAAGGATCGCATTCGCAATTCTGGCTCCGTGAAGGGGCGGGTTCGAGTACATTGGTCGGATAACAATCTTCAGCTGACTGTCGACACGAGCCTTCTCCTCCGGGTCTCTAGTTGTGAGTGAGAAAGCTCCGACACGTTCTCCGTAAAGACCCATATTTTTGGCGAATGACTGAGCAAGGGCAACCTGATGGCCCTGAGAGGTGAAGTGACGGACAGCAAAAGCGTCATTAGCAATGGAGCCAGTTGCGAAGCCCTGATAAGCCATGTCGAAGAATGGGAAGAGCTTCTTCTCTTTGACGATGTCAGAGATATCCTTCCATTGTTCATGAGTAGGGTCAACTCCAGTCGGGTTGTGAGCACAGGCGTGAAGGAGCACGATAGAATTCTCGGGTGCCGCCTGGTAAAACGAAGAGCGGAAAGTTACAAGACGGTGTTGACCGGTACTCAACGACATACCTTCAAATCTGCCTTGAGTCCTTCGAAATCGAGTCCGACTGTTTTCTTGTCAAAGTATCTGTATTGACGTACTTCAAAGCCAGAATCTCGGAAAATTGGTGTGTGGTTGCCCCAGGAGGGAGTAGGAAGGTAGATGACTTTGGCATTAGGATAATGGCGGGCTAGGAAGGCACCACCAATTCTGAGGGCACCAGTACCAGAGATAGACTGCGTGATAGCAATCTATGGCTTGCTCATGAGCTTGCGAAGAACACGAGGAGATGCTACGCTTACCACACCATCCTTCAGTGCTGCACTGTCGGCTCCGTATGCGAGCTTGGCCGCGTTTTTGTTGAACTCGGCGAGCCCAGTAATGGGTAAATATTCTTTATCGGGTTTTGAGGCAGTAATAATCTCTTCAGCCTGAGAATTGGGTTCGTGATTAGTTCACACCCTCGGATTGGGGTGGTATTGATTGACCTTTTGAACACTGGGTAGAATGTAGGGTTTTCCCGTGTCATCTCTGTAAGCACCGACACCTAAGTTGATTTTTCGGGGATCTTTGTCGGCCTTGAAAGCTTCGGTGACGCCTGAAACGGGTTTGAGAAAAGTTGCGAAGGAGAAGATTGCATGGCAAGGATTTACCAAGGATTGGGTCGGGCGGACCTGCGGGAACGCTCGACCATACCGACAGTGAACGAGCGGCATTGGACTTGACAGTGACTACAGAGCGACGAGCGAGAGTAGAGGCCAACATGATGGTTTTTTAAAGACGGGCAACGCACTGTTACGTAACCCCGCCCTAACCCGGATGGCAGAGCACGGCAGAGCCTGTGTTTATCGCCGGAGCTGAACAAACAGACCGTTCTATGgcccaacttcaaagaaagAAACGTAGGTTGGATTGGAGACACTGTGCGCCAGGTCACACTCCTGGCTGGGGCTGGATTGCTACTTCTCGAACGACATTTCAAGCGTACAATACCAGGAAGGTTTCAAACTTGGCTAACATAGGATGGAGATGCCGGAGCCACTTGGCAGAATAGGGGCCAGGCCACAGATAACGGGAAGATAAGATAATTCCTTGGTCGAGTCAGCGttactcttcttccttcgccTTATCATTCTTGGGATGGCTGACACAAACCCTCCTCCAAATGAGTCTGTACAGTATTTCTGTTGGTTGCGATAAGCTAACCACCTCTGATATTCCAGACATGCACCGCCTGAAGGTCCGTCGAAGAGCGAACTAAAGAAACGTGCAAAAGCGgcggaaaaggaaaagaaagctGCAGAAAAGGCTGCGAAGCAGGCGGAGTTGGCTGAGAAACAAGCAGAGGCAGAAGTGGTTGGTGCATCTCAACACCGATCGTACACGATCTGATTGATTTCCTTCAGGATTTTGCCAAAGAATCCTACGGccctctccctcttcatCAGTCCCAATCGCG
Proteins encoded in this window:
- the GOT2 gene encoding Aspartate aminotransferase, mitochondrial; this encodes MLASTLARRSVVTVKSNAARSLSVWSSVPAGPPDPILGVTEAFKADKDPRKINLGVGAYRDDTGKPYILPSVQKAEEIITASKPDKEYLPITGLAEFNKNAAKLAYGADSAALKDGVIAITQSISGTGALRIGGAFLARHYPNAKVIYLPTPSWGNHTPIFRDSGFEVRQYRYFDKKTVGLDFEGLKADLKAAPENSIVLLHACAHNPTGVDPTHEQWKDISDIVKEKKLFPFFDMAYQGFATGSIANDAFAVRHFTSQGHQVALAQSFAKNMGLYGERVGAFSLTTRDPEEKARVDSQLKIVIRPMYSNPPLHGARIANAILSDKALNTQWEGEVKQMADRIIGMRETLYNMLSHELKTPGDWRHITSQIGMFSFTGLTTPQTKALAEKAHIYMTADGRISMAGLNAGNIHYFAQSVDAAVKGNL